One genomic region from Anabaena sp. PCC 7108 encodes:
- a CDS encoding ParA family protein, with amino-acid sequence MSNTPTVVTLGLAGGQGKSTVALMLGRYLGKLGIPVLFVDADPQSSLTSFLGVKVEPSTPTLLEVLTQPEDKTRIIDAIASVPDGQIRERTISNANLFLIPSDDGLESANYKLASSGLSLFILRNRLQPIINNFGVAIVDPPPERSHLAQTSLGAGDKWVIPAESNVKGVQSLLRTLELIKEFKPALPYGELLGVVPFRARWTGLHPTKATQSSIDTMRQLVKDELMLPHILESDVYKNAINYRVSPSDLGQASLEYAIQILAQRLKPALLEKYAKLIPIETA; translated from the coding sequence ATGTCAAACACGCCAACAGTTGTTACCTTGGGTCTAGCAGGAGGACAGGGGAAATCGACAGTAGCACTGATGCTAGGGAGATATTTAGGGAAATTAGGAATTCCCGTCTTGTTCGTTGATGCAGATCCCCAATCGAGCCTGACTAGCTTTCTGGGGGTAAAAGTAGAACCATCAACCCCAACACTACTGGAAGTTCTGACTCAGCCAGAAGATAAAACGAGAATTATTGATGCCATTGCCTCAGTGCCAGACGGACAAATAAGAGAACGCACCATTAGCAATGCCAACTTGTTTTTGATTCCTTCCGATGATGGACTTGAGAGTGCTAATTACAAACTGGCATCTAGCGGACTGAGCTTATTTATCCTCAGAAATCGCCTGCAACCAATCATCAATAACTTTGGCGTAGCAATTGTAGACCCACCGCCTGAGAGATCACACTTAGCACAAACATCCTTGGGGGCTGGGGATAAATGGGTAATTCCCGCAGAATCTAACGTCAAGGGAGTGCAATCGCTCTTGCGGACCTTAGAACTAATCAAAGAATTTAAACCAGCACTCCCCTATGGCGAACTGCTAGGCGTAGTCCCATTTCGCGCTCGCTGGACTGGACTGCATCCGACAAAAGCCACCCAATCCAGCATTGATACCATGCGGCAGTTAGTCAAAGATGAATTAATGTTGCCCCATATATTAGAGTCAGATGTCTACAAAAATGCTATCAATTATCGAGTTAGCCCTTCCGACTTAGGACAAGCATCACTTGAGTACGCGATTCAGATTTTAGCACAACGTTTAAAACCAGCCTTGCTAGAAAAATATGCCAAATTAATCCCCATAGAAACAGCTTAA